The window ACATTATTTTTTCTCACCGGAAGAATTAATGCAGCAAAAGATGAGGGGAGAAATAAGCAGTTCCATGTCTTACATGGCTTAAGCGTCGTGATTAATGTGATTCAACTCGGTATCTTTATTTACCTGCTGGCTATTTCACTATGAGACTATCTACCCTAATCATCTCTATCGGCTTGTTTGTTACTGCACTATCCCCTGCACAGGCTCAACAGGTAAATACAACTCAAGTTAGCCCTGGCTACAAAGAGTCTTGTGTCAAAGAGCAGATGCAAGTGCACGCTAAATTAAAAGGCATTTCTGCTGGGACGTTCAATGACTTCTGTGACTGCACGGCACGCCAACTTAGCAACAGTCTCAGTGCCGCTCAACTGAAAGAGCTCAATCAAAGCAAGAGTCGTCCAGAATGGTTTAAGACGGCAGAACAAGCTGCTGGCAAGGTTTGCTTAAAAGAAGATCCTAAGACTCAGGTTTAGCGTCTTTAGAGTGCACATCTTTAAGATCGGCACTAGAGTCTAAAGAACTCGTTTTTGCTGACATCAGGGGTGGTGCACTCATTTTCTCGCCATCCCATACCTGGCCACACCAGCACTCCCCCGCATCGTTAATGATGCAGACGCCGGAACCACAACAACGTTTATCTGGTGCTTTCATGATTCACCTTTTCATCCTGAACAATTCATAATGAGGCCTATTCTAGAGTTTTTAACCAAATAGCGCACTCATCCCTTCAGCCCGATTCATCTAGCCATGCAAAACCTGTTATTTCAAACCCAGAGCCCATCTGAACCCATAGTCATCCTGGCAAAAGATGGGCGAGCTGAGTATTTCAACCATTTTTATGATGCTGATACTTCTGACCACTTATTTGAAAAGCTATTGAGCTCGCTGAGCTGGGAATCAGATCGCATTCAGATGTTTGGAAAACTGGTTACCACTAGTAGAAAGGTAGCCTGGGTAGGAGATCCTGATTGCAGTTACACCTACTCTGGAGTTCCAAAACAACCCCAGAATTGGACCGACGAGTTACTACAAATAAAGCAGAAGTTAGAACAAGTCACTGGCCATACCTACAACTCTTGCTTACTCAATCTGTATCACACCGGTCAAGAGGGTATGGGGTGGCATAGCGACGATGAGAAAGAGTTGGATAACAGTAATCCGATTGCATCAATCAGCCTAGGTGCTCGACGCAAGTTTGCCTTTCGTCATAAGCAGGATAAAACCACCAATGCCCTCTTTCTGGAAAATGGGAGTCTACTGATCATGCATCCACCTATTCAGGAATATTGGCATCACAGCTTACTGAAGACCAAAACCGTCATGAGCCCCCGAATCAACCTGACCTTTCGAAAAATACTTTCTAAAATATGAACTCCAATAGAGCAATTCAAAAGGTGGCAGTGATTGGCGCAGGAATTGCAGGCCTCTCTTGCGCAAAAGCATTACAAGCATTGGGCATGTCCGTTGATATCTTTGAAAAAAGTCGCGGCCCCAGTGGACGTATGAGTACACGTCGTACGCAAGATTGGTCCGCAGATCATGGCGCCCAATATTTCACAGCTCGAGATCCTCGTTTTATTCAGGAAGTACAAAGCTGGATTCAGGCTAGTACTGCCGATATCTGGATGCCCAAACTTAAGGTGTACGAGAACAAGGCATGGCGTGATAGCAGCTCACCAGACGTTCGCTATGTTGGCATTCCCAATATGAACTCACCCGGAAAGTATTTGGCTGAGAGTATGTCCATTCAATATGAGAAAACAATTTCAAGATTAGAGCGAAAAGGTGACCAGTGGTCTCTTCGATGCGGCGAGGAAGATGAAATTTTAGGGCTGTATGAT is drawn from Polynucleobacter arcticus and contains these coding sequences:
- a CDS encoding alpha-ketoglutarate-dependent dioxygenase AlkB family protein is translated as MQNLLFQTQSPSEPIVILAKDGRAEYFNHFYDADTSDHLFEKLLSSLSWESDRIQMFGKLVTTSRKVAWVGDPDCSYTYSGVPKQPQNWTDELLQIKQKLEQVTGHTYNSCLLNLYHTGQEGMGWHSDDEKELDNSNPIASISLGARRKFAFRHKQDKTTNALFLENGSLLIMHPPIQEYWHHSLLKTKTVMSPRINLTFRKILSKI